A region of Gemmatimonadota bacterium DNA encodes the following proteins:
- a CDS encoding PLP-dependent aspartate aminotransferase family protein, whose translation MPRANKGLSTRSVHGGEHRDKPFSSVTNPIVQTSTYVFQNTQELIDYTTGEVDREEYGRYGNPTKSVAERKIAELEGGEDAALFSSGMSAFTSVLLAMLSSGAHVIVMDECYRRSRQFCRQILPRYNIDVTFVETGNCEELASAITGKTRLIVSESPTNPYLNVIDLEQVVEIAAANRVKVLIDGTFATPYNQKPLDFGIDLVLHSATKYLGGHNDLLSGAVVGSAPLIAAIREFRDVTGGIVDPHGAYLLIRGLKTFALRMEQHNANGLAVARFLDGHPRIRKTYYPGLESHAGHETACRQMSGFGGVVSFEVDGDMETTIRFIDALRIPYIAPSLGGVESLIEQPAIMSFYEMDRSERLEIGIKDELVRFSVGIENADDLIADLEQALEKI comes from the coding sequence ATGCCGCGTGCCAACAAGGGACTGTCCACACGCTCCGTGCATGGAGGGGAGCATCGTGACAAACCGTTTTCCTCGGTGACCAATCCCATTGTACAGACATCCACGTACGTTTTTCAGAATACCCAGGAACTGATCGACTACACGACGGGAGAGGTCGACCGGGAAGAATACGGGCGCTACGGCAACCCCACCAAGTCGGTGGCGGAGCGCAAGATCGCCGAGTTGGAGGGCGGAGAGGACGCCGCCCTTTTCTCTTCCGGCATGAGCGCGTTCACTTCCGTGCTGCTCGCCATGCTCTCCTCCGGCGCCCACGTGATCGTCATGGACGAGTGCTACCGGCGCAGCCGCCAGTTCTGCCGGCAGATCCTTCCGAGGTACAACATCGACGTGACCTTCGTCGAGACGGGCAATTGCGAGGAGCTGGCGTCGGCGATCACCGGCAAAACCCGGCTCATCGTATCCGAATCTCCCACGAATCCGTACCTGAACGTGATCGACTTGGAACAGGTCGTCGAGATCGCCGCGGCGAACCGCGTCAAGGTGCTGATTGATGGCACTTTCGCCACGCCCTATAACCAGAAGCCTCTCGATTTCGGGATCGACCTGGTCCTCCACAGCGCCACCAAGTACCTGGGCGGCCACAACGACCTGCTTTCGGGCGCCGTCGTGGGCAGTGCCCCCCTTATCGCCGCCATCCGCGAGTTCCGCGACGTCACGGGCGGTATCGTCGATCCCCACGGCGCGTACCTGCTGATCCGGGGGCTGAAGACCTTCGCCCTGCGCATGGAACAGCACAACGCGAACGGTCTGGCCGTCGCCCGTTTTCTGGACGGGCACCCCCGCATCCGGAAAACATACTATCCCGGCCTGGAAAGCCACGCGGGCCATGAGACGGCGTGCAGGCAGATGAGCGGTTTCGGGGGCGTGGTGAGCTTCGAGGTCGACGGCGACATGGAAACGACCATCCGATTCATCGATGCGCTGCGCATCCCCTACATCGCGCCGAGCCTGGGAGGCGTGGAGAGCCTGATCGAACAGCCCGCCATCATGTCGTTCTACGAAATGGACCGTTCCGAACGCCTCGAAATCGGCATCAAGGACGAACTCGTCCGGTTTTCGGTGGGTATTGAAAACGCCGACGACCTGATCGCCGACCTGGAACAGGCCCTGGAGAAGATATAG
- a CDS encoding methylmalonyl-CoA mutase family protein: MDETLNSKKSRDGKQDGRPLRKPSFTNISGSPVEELYTAGDRSGSDYLRDEGFPGQFPYTRGVHASLYRGRPWTIRQFSGFGSAADTNTRFKFLLDQGQDGLSVAFDVPTLMGFDSDHPSSEGEVGVCGVAVDTLEDMEILFSGIPLDKISTSMTINAPAAVLLAMYLAVAEKRDIPWTALRGTLQNDILKEYIAQKEWICPPAPALKFVADTVVFCTERVPQWNPVSISGYHIREAGATAAQELAFTLADGFAYVDACLAAGLAVDRFASRLSFFFNAHIDFFEEVAKFRAARRIWARHMRRRYGARSERSWMLRFHTQTAGCSLTAQQPENNIVRTAVEALSAVLGGTQSLHTNALDEAYALPSEQAARIAVRTQQIIAHETGVADTVDPLGGSYYVESLTDRLEEEAEAYFEKIDAFGGMVAAIEAGFPQREIMAAANRHQAEIENRDRIITGVNEFASPRNGDIETLRIDPRIEREQRVRLGSVRRRRDEREAGKALDVLGAALREGANVMPAMLAAVRAYATLGEIVGVLQEVHGPYEEPVVF; the protein is encoded by the coding sequence ATGGACGAGACCCTGAACAGCAAAAAGTCGAGGGACGGGAAACAGGACGGACGCCCCCTTCGCAAGCCGTCCTTTACGAACATCTCCGGGTCTCCGGTGGAGGAGCTGTACACGGCGGGTGACCGGTCCGGCTCCGACTACCTGCGGGACGAAGGTTTCCCGGGACAGTTCCCCTATACGCGCGGCGTCCACGCTTCCCTGTACCGGGGCCGCCCGTGGACCATCCGGCAGTTCTCCGGCTTCGGTTCTGCGGCGGATACCAACACCCGTTTCAAGTTCCTTCTGGATCAGGGACAGGACGGCCTGTCCGTGGCCTTCGACGTGCCCACGCTGATGGGTTTCGATTCCGACCACCCGTCGTCGGAAGGGGAAGTGGGCGTATGCGGGGTCGCCGTCGACACGCTGGAGGACATGGAGATCCTGTTTTCCGGCATCCCGCTGGACAAGATCAGCACGTCCATGACGATCAACGCCCCCGCCGCGGTGCTGCTGGCCATGTATCTGGCCGTGGCGGAGAAACGGGATATCCCCTGGACCGCGCTGAGGGGCACGCTGCAGAACGATATCCTGAAGGAGTACATCGCCCAGAAAGAGTGGATCTGCCCACCCGCCCCGGCCCTGAAGTTCGTCGCCGATACGGTGGTCTTCTGCACCGAACGGGTACCTCAGTGGAATCCCGTCAGCATCAGCGGATACCACATCCGGGAGGCGGGTGCTACGGCCGCCCAGGAACTCGCCTTCACCCTGGCGGACGGTTTCGCCTATGTCGACGCCTGCCTGGCCGCCGGCCTGGCCGTCGATCGGTTCGCTTCGCGGCTGTCCTTCTTCTTTAACGCCCATATCGATTTCTTCGAAGAGGTCGCGAAGTTTCGGGCCGCGAGGCGGATCTGGGCGCGCCACATGCGCCGGCGGTACGGCGCCCGGTCGGAGCGGTCCTGGATGCTCCGATTCCATACCCAGACGGCGGGATGCAGCCTGACGGCGCAGCAGCCGGAGAACAACATCGTGCGCACGGCCGTGGAAGCCCTGTCCGCCGTGCTGGGCGGCACCCAGTCGCTCCATACCAACGCGCTGGACGAAGCCTACGCCCTGCCGTCGGAACAGGCGGCCCGCATCGCCGTGAGAACCCAGCAGATCATCGCCCACGAAACCGGCGTGGCCGATACGGTCGATCCCCTCGGCGGATCATACTACGTCGAATCCCTCACGGACCGGTTGGAAGAAGAAGCCGAGGCCTATTTCGAGAAGATCGACGCCTTCGGGGGCATGGTGGCGGCCATCGAGGCGGGCTTTCCCCAGCGGGAGATCATGGCCGCGGCCAATCGTCACCAGGCGGAGATCGAAAACCGGGACCGGATCATTACCGGCGTAAATGAATTCGCCTCCCCGAGGAACGGCGACATCGAGACGCTGCGGATCGACCCGCGCATCGAAAGGGAACAGCGCGTCCGTCTCGGATCGGTCCGTCGGCGGCGGGACGAACGCGAGGCGGGCAAGGCCCTCGATGTCCTGGGAGCCGCCCTGAGGGAGGGGGCGAACGTCATGCCGGCCATGCTTGCCGCGGTCAGGGCCTATGCGACGCTGGGAGAAATCGTGGGCGTGCTGCAGGAAGTGCACGGGCCGTACGAAGAACCCGTCGTATTTTAA
- a CDS encoding LON peptidase substrate-binding domain-containing protein, with translation MNTREIPLFPLNTVLFPGMPLHLHIFEPRYKEMVQKCLDEKLEFGILLLHETQLCQVGCTARITQILRQFENGSMDILTEGRRRFRVLDVLNRESYLEAVVEYFDDDSEDIPSDLLKKVLNAYQKMIRLQTRGVGAIRGIFDPVHFSFIIASTIDMVLQERQSLLELTSTTERIRKLDTALLDTTQKLNEQEKMKRLADMNGHGKHEPEESESADDD, from the coding sequence ATGAATACACGCGAGATACCCCTCTTCCCGCTCAATACCGTGCTGTTCCCGGGCATGCCCCTGCACCTGCATATTTTCGAACCCCGCTACAAGGAAATGGTGCAGAAGTGCCTGGACGAGAAACTGGAATTCGGCATTCTTCTCCTCCACGAGACCCAGTTATGCCAGGTGGGCTGTACCGCCCGGATCACGCAGATATTGAGACAGTTCGAAAACGGGTCCATGGATATCCTCACCGAGGGACGGAGACGATTCCGCGTCCTTGACGTCCTGAACCGCGAATCCTACCTGGAAGCGGTCGTGGAGTACTTCGACGACGACAGCGAGGACATCCCCTCCGACCTGCTGAAGAAGGTGCTGAACGCCTACCAGAAGATGATCAGGCTCCAAACCAGGGGCGTGGGCGCCATCCGCGGCATCTTCGACCCGGTACACTTCTCCTTCATCATCGCGTCGACGATCGATATGGTCCTGCAGGAACGGCAGTCCCTGCTGGAACTGACCTCGACCACGGAACGGATCAGGAAACTCGACACGGCGCTCCTCGATACGACGCAGAAGCTGAACGAGCAGGAAAAGATGAAACGCCTAGCCGACATGAACGGACATGGCAAGCACGAGCCCGAAGAAAGCGAATCCGCAGACGACGATTAG
- a CDS encoding energy-coupled thiamine transporter ThiT: MASTSPKKANPQTTISPGSTRRLTAMAVAVALAVLLGFIRLYRLPWGGSLSLKILPLVYLAITYGPRAGMAGGLAAGLVTLIVDPVILHPIQVALDYLLPYAILGIIGFFPAWPRLGILVAGALRLASHVVSGAVYFAAFTPPELNRQVYELVRDYTGIILSPLLQQWTAPWLYALLYNASVVVPETVLMILFAPPLIRRLNRGFAPDRYA, from the coding sequence ATGGCAAGCACGAGCCCGAAGAAAGCGAATCCGCAGACGACGATTAGTCCCGGAAGCACGCGCCGCCTGACGGCCATGGCCGTGGCCGTGGCGCTCGCGGTCCTCCTCGGTTTCATCCGCCTGTACCGGCTGCCCTGGGGTGGCTCGCTTTCGCTGAAGATCCTGCCTCTGGTCTACCTGGCCATCACGTATGGCCCCAGGGCCGGCATGGCCGGCGGTCTGGCGGCGGGCCTCGTCACGCTGATCGTCGATCCCGTCATACTGCACCCCATCCAGGTTGCCCTGGACTACCTGCTCCCCTACGCCATCCTGGGGATCATCGGATTCTTCCCCGCCTGGCCCAGGCTGGGAATCCTGGTGGCCGGCGCACTCCGGCTGGCCAGTCACGTGGTGTCCGGGGCGGTCTATTTCGCGGCCTTTACGCCCCCGGAACTGAACCGGCAGGTTTACGAACTGGTCCGGGATTACACGGGGATCATCCTTTCCCCCTTGCTCCAGCAATGGACGGCGCCGTGGCTCTACGCCCTGCTGTATAACGCCAGTGTCGTCGTCCCCGAGACCGTCCTGATGATACTTTTCGCCCCCCCGCTGATTCGCCGGCTCAACCGCGGCTTCGCGCCGGACCGGTACGCGTGA
- a CDS encoding thiamine pyrophosphate-dependent dehydrogenase E1 component subunit alpha, which yields MLTIRRFEEAVLEIYTQGLMRGLAHLYIGQEASAVGICSALNDDDYLTSTHRGHGHLIAKGGKVDRMMAEMMGKVDGYNRGKGGTMHIADMSLGILGANGIVGGGMGMATGAALSGKMRNSGQVAVCFFGDGAINQGAFLESANLASIWSLPVLFVCENNHYGEYTAASDVTAVREHVAERAAGFDMPAMVVDGNDAVAVHQTAVEMVKRARAGEGPCLIENKTYRYRGHHVGDGDPEKTYRTQEETDTWLAKDPIPRFARRMMKAGMVDEAELESIDTTITGLVEDAVAFANDSPYPTADEVTEHVYA from the coding sequence ATGCTGACCATCCGGCGATTCGAGGAAGCCGTACTGGAGATATACACGCAAGGCCTGATGCGCGGTCTCGCCCACCTGTACATCGGCCAGGAAGCCTCGGCGGTGGGCATCTGTTCCGCCCTGAACGACGACGATTATCTCACCAGTACCCACCGCGGGCACGGACACCTGATCGCCAAGGGCGGCAAGGTCGACCGCATGATGGCGGAAATGATGGGCAAGGTGGACGGTTACAACCGGGGCAAGGGCGGCACCATGCATATCGCCGACATGAGCCTGGGGATCCTGGGCGCGAATGGGATCGTCGGGGGCGGCATGGGCATGGCGACCGGGGCGGCCTTAAGCGGCAAGATGCGTAATTCCGGACAGGTGGCCGTGTGCTTCTTCGGCGACGGCGCCATCAATCAGGGCGCCTTCCTCGAATCCGCCAACCTGGCTTCCATCTGGTCGCTGCCGGTGCTCTTCGTCTGCGAGAACAACCATTATGGGGAGTATACGGCCGCCAGCGACGTTACGGCCGTCAGGGAACACGTGGCGGAACGGGCTGCGGGATTCGACATGCCGGCCATGGTGGTGGACGGCAACGACGCGGTCGCCGTGCACCAGACCGCGGTGGAGATGGTGAAACGGGCCCGGGCCGGCGAGGGGCCGTGCCTGATCGAGAACAAGACCTACCGGTACCGCGGGCACCACGTGGGCGACGGCGATCCGGAGAAGACCTACCGGACCCAGGAGGAGACGGACACCTGGCTCGCGAAAGATCCTATTCCCCGCTTCGCCCGGCGCATGATGAAGGCGGGCATGGTCGACGAGGCGGAACTGGAGTCCATCGATACCACCATTACCGGACTGGTGGAAGACGCCGTGGCTTTTGCGAATGACTCCCCCTATCCCACCGCCGACGAGGTGACCGAACATGTCTACGCCTGA
- a CDS encoding alpha-ketoacid dehydrogenase subunit beta, translated as MSTPERRITYGEAVREAIAEEMRQDETVFFMGEDVAAAGGVFKVTVGLLDEFGEERVRDTPISEAGIMGAGVGAALTGMRPIVEIMFGDFITIAMDQIVNQAAKMCYMTGGQASVPLTIRTTIGAGRSSAAQHSQSLQAWLSHIPGVKVAIPSTPADLKGLLKTAVRDDNPTVIYEDKMMYALKGPVPDDDDHTIPFGVADIKREGSDVTLVATSSMVHTALKAADMLDKERISVEVVDPRTLSPLDMDTIIRSVEKTSRAVVIDEAYQSYGVTGELASRIADEAFDYLDAPVKRLGAMDVPVPFSPGLEPETIPDEGKLVRTVQGLFHDVPI; from the coding sequence ATGTCTACGCCTGAGCGCCGGATCACCTACGGCGAAGCCGTCCGCGAGGCCATCGCGGAGGAAATGCGGCAGGACGAGACCGTCTTCTTCATGGGCGAGGACGTGGCCGCGGCGGGCGGGGTTTTCAAGGTCACCGTGGGACTGCTCGACGAATTCGGCGAAGAACGGGTGCGGGACACGCCCATCTCGGAAGCGGGCATCATGGGCGCGGGCGTGGGGGCCGCCCTGACCGGCATGCGGCCCATCGTCGAGATCATGTTCGGCGACTTCATCACCATCGCCATGGACCAGATCGTCAACCAGGCGGCCAAGATGTGCTACATGACGGGCGGTCAGGCCAGCGTGCCGCTCACGATACGGACCACCATCGGCGCGGGCCGTTCATCGGCGGCACAGCACTCCCAGAGTCTCCAGGCCTGGCTGTCCCACATTCCCGGGGTCAAGGTGGCCATCCCCTCCACGCCGGCGGACCTGAAGGGACTGCTCAAGACCGCCGTCCGCGACGACAACCCCACTGTCATCTACGAAGACAAGATGATGTACGCCCTGAAGGGACCGGTGCCCGATGACGACGACCATACCATTCCCTTCGGCGTAGCCGACATAAAGCGGGAAGGGTCGGACGTAACCCTCGTCGCCACTTCAAGCATGGTGCACACCGCGCTCAAGGCAGCGGACATGCTGGATAAGGAGCGAATCAGCGTGGAGGTGGTGGATCCCAGGACGCTGTCGCCGCTCGATATGGATACGATCATTCGTTCCGTCGAGAAGACCAGCCGCGCCGTGGTGATCGACGAAGCCTACCAGAGTTACGGCGTCACCGGCGAACTGGCCTCCCGGATCGCCGACGAGGCCTTCGACTACCTGGACGCCCCCGTCAAGCGGCTGGGCGCCATGGACGTTCCCGTACCCTTCAGCCCCGGGCTGGAGCCGGAAACCATCCCCGACGAGGGAAAACTGGTCCGGACCGTTCAGGGCCTCTTCCACGACGTCCCCATATAG
- a CDS encoding dicarboxylate/amino acid:cation symporter produces MNLWRLPLHWKIIIGLILGLLYGILSAAMGWSRFTEDWITPFGDIFLNLLKVIAVPLVLGSLIMGVASLSDVRKLSRIGGRTIAIYILTTTVSVTIGLFMVNLLEPGTGVPQGLQEQLQAAYQSDAESDMERAETARERGPLQVFVDMTPDNIFGALSNNGRMLQVVFFSLLFGIALVLIPSDKSKPLVDFFSSLTSVIIQIVNMIMVVAPIGVFALIAKTINQVAKDDLSAVGELLGALGFYCLVVLLGLLIHGIVTYPVMLKIFSNMKIGRFFRGIAPAQLLAFSSSSSGATLPVTMDVSQRNLGVSKEVSSFVLPLGATINMDGTALYQAVAAVFIAQALGLGLDMTAQLQIVLTAVLASIGTAAVPGAGIIMLIIILETIGVPAAGIALILGVDRILDMCRTAVNVTGDAAVATSVDAMEKRAAARPSA; encoded by the coding sequence ATGAACCTGTGGCGCCTGCCCCTGCACTGGAAGATCATCATCGGGTTGATTCTCGGATTGCTATACGGGATCCTCTCCGCGGCCATGGGCTGGAGCCGGTTCACCGAGGACTGGATCACGCCCTTCGGCGACATCTTCCTGAACCTGCTCAAGGTCATCGCCGTACCCCTCGTGCTGGGCTCGCTCATCATGGGCGTCGCCTCCCTGTCGGACGTGAGGAAACTGTCCCGCATCGGGGGCCGTACGATTGCCATTTACATCCTCACGACGACCGTCTCCGTGACCATCGGGCTTTTCATGGTCAATCTGCTCGAACCGGGGACGGGCGTGCCCCAGGGATTGCAGGAACAGCTGCAGGCCGCCTACCAGTCCGACGCGGAATCGGACATGGAACGGGCCGAAACGGCCAGGGAGCGGGGACCGCTTCAGGTCTTCGTGGACATGACGCCCGATAACATCTTCGGCGCGCTGAGCAACAACGGGCGCATGCTCCAGGTCGTCTTCTTCTCCCTCCTCTTCGGCATCGCCCTGGTATTGATTCCGTCCGACAAGAGCAAACCCCTGGTGGATTTCTTCTCCAGCCTCACGTCGGTCATCATCCAGATCGTGAACATGATCATGGTCGTCGCCCCCATCGGGGTCTTCGCCCTGATCGCCAAGACCATCAACCAGGTGGCGAAAGACGACCTGTCCGCCGTCGGAGAACTCCTTGGAGCCCTTGGCTTCTACTGCCTGGTGGTCCTCCTGGGACTGCTGATCCACGGCATCGTCACCTACCCGGTCATGCTCAAGATCTTCTCCAACATGAAAATCGGGCGGTTTTTCCGGGGTATCGCCCCGGCCCAGCTCCTGGCCTTCTCCTCCAGTTCCAGCGGGGCCACGCTCCCCGTCACCATGGATGTGAGCCAACGGAATCTCGGAGTCTCGAAAGAGGTTTCCTCCTTCGTCCTGCCTCTCGGCGCCACGATCAACATGGACGGCACCGCGCTCTACCAGGCCGTGGCCGCCGTGTTCATCGCCCAGGCCCTCGGCCTCGGGCTCGACATGACCGCCCAGCTGCAGATCGTCCTCACGGCCGTCCTCGCCTCCATCGGCACCGCCGCGGTGCCCGGCGCGGGCATCATCATGCTGATCATCATCCTGGAGACCATCGGCGTGCCGGCCGCGGGCATCGCGCTGATCCTCGGCGTAGACCGCATTCTCGACATGTGCCGCACCGCGGTGAATGTCACGGGCGACGCTGCCGTGGCGACCTCGGTGGACGCCATGGAGAAACGGGCCGCCGCCAGACCGTCCGCCTAG
- a CDS encoding dipeptidase, which yields MKNVISYLEAQRPRALEGLKDFLRIPSVSTHPHHREDLRRCARFLAGELERIGMHHVAVNPTAGHPIVTAEWLGAPGKPTVLFYGHYDVQPAEPFELWESDPFDPVIRGDNLYARGSTDDKGQVWLHVKALEAHLRENGRLPVNVRMLIEGEEEVSSENLEAYLESHREELAADVVVISDTSMFDYEQPSIGYALRGMAYMEVRLEGPNKDLHSGVYGGAVPNPLNVLSEMLGRMVDGDGRITVPGFYDDVLPLDGEERASLAALPFDEEGFAGKLGLPEATGEKGYSTLERLWARPTLDVNGMLGGFTGEGSKTVIPSKAMAKVSMRLVPNQDPDKIARAFEDYVRSLAPPSVKVDVIRHGTGKPVLTARNHPAVTAAHEAITRGFGKEPVYIREGGSIPVVAMFEEILGLPTVLMAFGLPDCDAHAPNEKFHLPNFYRGIDSAAWFYEEYGRRQ from the coding sequence ATGAAAAACGTCATATCCTACCTGGAGGCCCAGCGGCCCCGGGCCCTGGAGGGTCTGAAGGACTTCCTCCGCATACCCAGCGTGAGCACCCATCCCCATCACCGCGAGGATCTGCGCCGATGCGCCCGTTTCCTTGCCGGCGAACTGGAACGCATCGGCATGCACCACGTGGCGGTAAACCCCACGGCCGGCCATCCCATCGTGACGGCGGAATGGCTTGGCGCGCCCGGAAAGCCCACCGTCCTATTCTACGGTCATTACGACGTTCAGCCCGCGGAACCCTTTGAACTGTGGGAGAGCGATCCCTTCGATCCCGTGATCCGGGGCGACAATCTCTACGCCCGCGGATCGACAGACGACAAGGGCCAGGTCTGGCTGCACGTGAAGGCGCTGGAGGCCCACCTGCGGGAGAACGGCCGGCTGCCGGTGAACGTCCGTATGCTGATCGAAGGCGAGGAAGAGGTGTCGAGCGAGAACCTGGAAGCCTACCTGGAAAGCCACAGGGAAGAACTGGCGGCGGACGTGGTGGTCATTTCCGACACGTCCATGTTCGACTACGAGCAGCCCTCGATCGGGTATGCCTTGCGAGGCATGGCCTACATGGAGGTCCGGCTCGAGGGACCCAACAAAGATCTGCATTCGGGCGTCTACGGCGGCGCCGTCCCCAATCCCCTGAACGTATTGTCGGAGATGCTGGGCAGGATGGTGGACGGCGACGGAAGGATCACGGTGCCGGGGTTCTACGATGACGTTCTTCCCCTGGACGGCGAAGAACGTGCGTCGCTTGCCGCGCTGCCCTTCGACGAGGAAGGCTTCGCCGGGAAGCTGGGCCTGCCGGAAGCCACGGGCGAAAAGGGGTACTCGACCCTTGAGCGCCTGTGGGCGCGGCCGACGCTCGATGTAAACGGGATGCTTGGAGGGTTCACGGGAGAGGGATCGAAGACCGTGATCCCGTCGAAGGCCATGGCCAAGGTGAGCATGCGCCTCGTGCCGAACCAGGACCCCGACAAGATCGCCCGGGCATTCGAAGACTATGTCAGAAGCCTTGCGCCGCCCTCGGTCAAGGTGGACGTCATCCGTCACGGTACGGGGAAGCCGGTCCTCACGGCGCGGAACCACCCCGCGGTGACGGCCGCCCACGAGGCCATCACCCGGGGCTTCGGCAAGGAGCCCGTCTACATCCGGGAGGGCGGCAGCATCCCGGTGGTGGCCATGTTCGAGGAGATACTGGGCCTGCCCACGGTCCTGATGGCCTTCGGCCTGCCCGATTGCGACGCCCACGCGCCCAACGAGAAGTTCCACCTGCCCAATTTCTACCGGGGAATCGACAGCGCGGCCTGGTTCTACGAGGAATACGGCCGGCGGCAGTGA